From the Clarias gariepinus isolate MV-2021 ecotype Netherlands chromosome 3, CGAR_prim_01v2, whole genome shotgun sequence genome, one window contains:
- the LOC128519147 gene encoding adhesion G protein-coupled receptor E2-like gives MGCSGHCCLDNALKINLNLYIHSDIEECVENQTICGPDAKCSNTEGSYYCTCHSGFVASNKQEKFNASQGVQCEGAESSGQQFNPTVPTLLPLILWILMFYQ, from the exons ATGGGCTGTTCAGGTCATTGCTGTCTGGACAATGCACTAAAGATAAACCTGAATCTTTACATTCATTCAGACATTGAAGAGTGTGTGGAGAACCAAACCATCTGTGGTCCTGATGCTAAGTGCAGTAACACAGAAGGTTCCTATTACTGCACGTGTCATTCAGGTTTTGTGGCCTCCAACAAACAGGAGAAGTTTAATGCAAGTCAAGGTGTTCAATGCGAAG GTGCTGAGTCCAGTGGACAGCAGTTTAACCCGACTGTTCCCACACTTCTACCTCTGATTCTGTGGATATTGATGTTCTACCAGTGA
- the LOC128519144 gene encoding adhesion G protein-coupled receptor E1-like isoform X1: MSHLFLLFLGLLFAVLKDMGAQKTCAKGHITDNDQCVDENECESDTGLASICGVNATCYNTNGSYYCQCLTGYQTRSVNFNQDNGEQCKDINECTTNKVICGSDATCHNAPGSYYCTCVSGFVASNGQQQFTASQNVTCNGET; this comes from the exons atGAGCCACCTGTTTCTGCTGTTTCTTG GTCTTCTGTTCGCCGTGTTGAAGGACATGGGCGCTCAAAAAACATGTGCTAAAGGACATATAACTGACAATGACCAATGTGTAG ATGAGAATGAGTGTGAGTCTGACACAGGATTGGCATCAATATGTGGTGTAAATGCAACTTGCTACAACACAAATGGTAGCTACTACTGTCAGTGTCTAACGGGGTACCAGACAAGATCTGTTAATTTCAATCAGGATAATGGTGAACAATGCAAAG ATATTAATGAGTGTACTACAAACAAAGTCATCTGTGGCTCTGATGCTACATGCCATAACGCCCCTGGTTCCTATTACTGCACGTGTGTTTCTGGTTTTGTGGCCAGCAACGGACAGCAGCAGTTTACTGCAAGTCAAAATGTTACATGCAACGGTGAGACATGA
- the LOC128519144 gene encoding adhesion G protein-coupled receptor E2-like isoform X2 — protein MSHLFLLFLGLLFAVLKDMGAQKTCAKGHITDNDQCVDINECTTNKVICGSDATCHNAPGSYYCTCVSGFVASNGQQQFTASQNVTCNGET, from the exons atGAGCCACCTGTTTCTGCTGTTTCTTG GTCTTCTGTTCGCCGTGTTGAAGGACATGGGCGCTCAAAAAACATGTGCTAAAGGACATATAACTGACAATGACCAATGTGTAG ATATTAATGAGTGTACTACAAACAAAGTCATCTGTGGCTCTGATGCTACATGCCATAACGCCCCTGGTTCCTATTACTGCACGTGTGTTTCTGGTTTTGTGGCCAGCAACGGACAGCAGCAGTTTACTGCAAGTCAAAATGTTACATGCAACGGTGAGACATGA